The proteins below come from a single Rhodanobacter sp. LX-99 genomic window:
- a CDS encoding DnaB-like helicase C-terminal domain-containing protein, whose amino-acid sequence MSRPNEPTILEIERILLATMMLRPGDCWRVNIVAEHFASEQHADILRAIQTRSQEAKPIDPVSLMDHFEQAGQPSIGQLALEIGNSGMLTPVPEPYAHRISTAWRQRKARDIGMELLKSTDEAAVDQAIASLMNLHAVEQNHEWDAKQATNAAFQELTTIHESGGKLPGVTTGLVDVDEKLGGLHRGDMIVIGGRAAMGKTSFLLGMARAAAKDGYPVGIISGEQPVKQMALRMLSSGLNIDSKKFRNAQFKDFEWSQLYGVVATNAALPMWFLDRSAPNMAEVSRVARRWKHKHGIKALYVDYLQRIGGEGERKYEQVSFVARGLKNLARDLDIPVVVLAQVSRAVEGRSSPIPKMGDLSDSSEIEKEADQVLMIYRAGYYSQDADQNTARVIVEKNRHGPTGYIDVHWQGSTMTFGDLSREYEDSLGGIA is encoded by the coding sequence ATGAGCCGCCCCAACGAGCCGACCATCCTCGAAATCGAGCGCATCCTGCTGGCGACGATGATGCTCCGCCCCGGTGACTGCTGGCGCGTGAACATCGTGGCGGAACACTTCGCCAGCGAGCAGCACGCCGACATCCTGCGCGCCATCCAGACCCGCTCGCAGGAAGCGAAGCCGATCGACCCGGTCTCGCTCATGGATCACTTCGAGCAGGCCGGGCAGCCGTCCATCGGGCAGCTCGCGCTGGAGATCGGCAACAGCGGCATGCTGACCCCGGTCCCGGAACCGTACGCGCACCGAATCAGCACCGCCTGGCGTCAGCGCAAGGCGCGCGACATCGGCATGGAGCTACTGAAGTCCACCGACGAAGCGGCCGTCGATCAGGCCATCGCCTCGCTGATGAACCTGCACGCCGTCGAGCAGAACCACGAGTGGGACGCCAAGCAGGCGACGAACGCCGCGTTCCAGGAGCTGACCACGATCCACGAGAGCGGCGGCAAGCTCCCCGGCGTCACGACCGGCCTGGTCGACGTGGACGAGAAGCTCGGCGGTCTTCACCGCGGCGACATGATCGTCATCGGCGGTCGAGCAGCCATGGGCAAGACCTCGTTCCTGCTCGGCATGGCCCGCGCCGCCGCGAAGGATGGCTATCCTGTCGGCATCATCTCGGGCGAGCAGCCCGTCAAGCAGATGGCCCTGCGCATGCTGTCCTCGGGGTTGAACATCGACTCGAAGAAATTCCGGAACGCGCAGTTCAAGGACTTCGAATGGAGCCAGCTCTACGGCGTCGTGGCCACGAATGCCGCGCTACCGATGTGGTTCCTCGACCGCTCCGCGCCCAACATGGCCGAGGTGTCTCGCGTCGCACGCCGCTGGAAGCACAAGCACGGCATCAAGGCGCTGTACGTCGACTACCTGCAGCGGATCGGAGGCGAAGGCGAACGGAAATACGAGCAGGTCAGCTTTGTTGCACGGGGCCTAAAGAACCTCGCTCGCGATCTCGACATCCCTGTGGTGGTGCTGGCTCAGGTGAGTCGCGCCGTCGAGGGTCGATCCAGCCCCATCCCGAAAATGGGCGACTTGTCCGACTCCAGCGAGATCGAGAAGGAGGCCGACCAGGTGCTGATGATCTATCGCGCCGGCTACTACAGCCAGGACGCCGACCAGAACACCGCCCGCGTGATCGTCGAGAAGAACCGCCACGGGCCGACCGGCTACATCGACGTGCATTGGCAGGGATCGACGATGACGTTCGGTGACCTCTCGCGCGAGTACGAGGATTCCCTTGGAGGTATTGCATGA
- a CDS encoding RusA family crossover junction endodeoxyribonuclease gives MNQLSQAQNAIPASIAPARVVAPVTLVLPYPISANRYWASRIITPKGSRRPMALTYVTPEAKQYRDDCAKLAIAAGVRPLPGRVCVELKLYPHRPLDWAKRARKDPDYWADTVQCIDLGNCEKVLSDALNGIAWADDKQHHRIVKDRMDPDEHGARVVVTISPMQREAIAPGLF, from the coding sequence ATGAACCAGTTAAGTCAGGCCCAAAACGCCATTCCCGCCAGCATCGCGCCCGCGCGAGTCGTCGCCCCGGTCACGCTGGTGCTGCCGTACCCGATCAGCGCGAACCGCTACTGGGCCAGCAGGATCATCACGCCCAAGGGCTCGCGCCGCCCGATGGCGCTGACCTACGTCACGCCGGAAGCGAAGCAGTACCGCGACGACTGCGCGAAGCTGGCGATCGCTGCAGGTGTTCGTCCGCTGCCTGGCCGCGTCTGCGTCGAGCTGAAGCTCTACCCGCATCGTCCACTCGACTGGGCGAAGCGCGCTCGCAAGGATCCCGACTACTGGGCCGACACCGTGCAGTGCATCGACCTGGGCAACTGCGAGAAGGTGCTCAGCGATGCGCTGAACGGCATCGCCTGGGCGGACGACAAGCAGCACCACCGCATCGTGAAAGATCGCATGGACCCCGACGAACACGGCGCCCGCGTGGTCGTGACGATCTCGCCAATGCAGCGCGAAGCGATCGCGCCGGGGTTGTTCTGA
- a CDS encoding DUF2213 domain-containing protein has translation MGFPADAFRWHHDACRADLQLPMLPGAGDSRGLMMKTTDFDPSGASRYYTVSKLGPKRSLTPEGYLLCEDVPVARTGEMLYAEGEIVGGDGEMIAGDNTGIVRVSRGPEDLFRPQTIASFEGKPVTLSHPDEFVGPANIRNFAVGTMFNVRRGTGIEDDLMLADLLITEQGAIKAVQDDGIEEVSNGYEADYDQAEPGRAVQRNIVGNHVALVERGRCGPRCAIGDEDMAKKTGKSKFGDLLMRAFKAKDADEVEKLASEAESMDEESEEEKAAREAKEKEGRTSDALSKIFDKLTAMDEDIQELKKAKADDSDEDDDDDDKKKTDDAGDLTQPEAAGKLDEAGVKLYTGDAAKLIPSLAEILAPGTKMPTFDAKTTDAQRAQALCSCQRRALDTAYKTDDGKAAIELFLGGQTADFSKLPVPMLHAAFVGAANLIKARNNDNHTRVSVSVKDFGKTTDVASLNKTNRDFWAKRTSIHH, from the coding sequence GTGGGATTCCCCGCCGACGCTTTCCGATGGCACCACGACGCATGCCGGGCAGATCTACAACTGCCGATGCTACCCGGAGCCGGTGATTCCCGAGGATTGATGATGAAGACCACTGACTTCGACCCGTCCGGCGCGTCGCGGTACTACACCGTGTCCAAGCTGGGCCCGAAGCGATCGCTGACGCCCGAGGGATACCTGCTGTGCGAAGACGTGCCGGTGGCTCGTACCGGCGAGATGCTCTACGCCGAGGGCGAGATCGTCGGCGGTGACGGCGAGATGATCGCCGGCGACAACACCGGCATCGTGCGCGTCTCGCGCGGACCGGAGGATCTGTTCCGTCCGCAGACCATTGCCAGCTTCGAGGGCAAGCCGGTCACGCTGAGCCATCCGGACGAGTTCGTGGGCCCGGCCAATATCCGCAACTTCGCCGTCGGCACGATGTTCAACGTGCGCCGCGGCACCGGCATCGAGGACGACCTGATGCTCGCTGACCTGCTCATCACCGAGCAGGGCGCCATCAAGGCCGTGCAGGACGATGGCATCGAAGAGGTCAGCAACGGCTACGAGGCTGACTACGACCAGGCAGAACCGGGGCGCGCGGTACAGCGCAACATCGTTGGCAACCACGTAGCGCTCGTCGAGCGAGGCCGTTGTGGCCCGCGGTGCGCAATCGGAGACGAAGACATGGCAAAGAAAACGGGCAAGAGCAAGTTCGGCGACCTGCTGATGCGGGCGTTCAAGGCGAAGGACGCGGACGAGGTCGAGAAGCTGGCCAGTGAAGCCGAATCCATGGACGAGGAGTCCGAGGAAGAGAAGGCGGCGCGCGAGGCCAAGGAAAAGGAAGGCAGGACCAGCGACGCGCTGTCCAAGATCTTCGACAAGCTCACCGCGATGGACGAGGACATCCAGGAGCTGAAGAAGGCCAAGGCCGACGACAGCGACGAAGACGATGACGACGATGACAAGAAGAAGACCGACGATGCGGGCGACCTGACCCAGCCGGAAGCCGCCGGCAAGCTCGACGAGGCTGGCGTGAAGCTCTACACCGGCGACGCCGCGAAGCTGATCCCGTCGCTGGCCGAAATCCTCGCTCCGGGCACCAAGATGCCCACCTTCGACGCCAAGACCACCGACGCCCAGCGCGCGCAGGCCCTGTGCAGCTGCCAGCGCCGTGCGCTCGACACCGCGTACAAGACCGACGACGGCAAAGCGGCGATCGAGCTCTTCTTGGGCGGCCAGACTGCGGACTTCAGCAAGCTGCCGGTGCCGATGCTGCACGCCGCCTTCGTCGGTGCCGCCAACCTGATCAAGGCCCGCAACAACGACAACCACACCCGCGTATCGGTGTCGGTCAAGGACTTCGGCAAGACCACGGACGTCGCGTCGCTCAACAAAACCAACCGGGATTTCTGGGCCAAGCGCACCAGCATCCATCACTGA
- a CDS encoding helix-turn-helix transcriptional regulator — MKFAANLKRLRKAAKLSQEGLALACGWSGQSRVGNYESGLREPELDEIPTIARALGVQVGELFGEAPSHSQPVRLDPLIVRRVATALSERYKSDGGYSLADKAEEFVRAYELWVGMSDAYDEPEIFNLVIRHADLSPQGASGNERGSQDAAPAGAVTEGIRPSRKRNA, encoded by the coding sequence ATGAAATTCGCAGCCAACTTAAAGCGCCTCCGCAAGGCGGCCAAACTCAGCCAGGAGGGGCTTGCTCTCGCCTGCGGGTGGTCAGGGCAAAGTAGGGTCGGCAACTATGAATCCGGCCTTCGAGAGCCCGAACTCGACGAAATCCCCACCATCGCCCGAGCCCTTGGCGTCCAGGTTGGCGAGCTGTTCGGTGAGGCTCCAAGCCATTCGCAACCCGTGCGACTCGACCCTCTGATAGTTCGCCGTGTCGCCACCGCGTTGTCGGAAAGATACAAGAGCGATGGCGGCTACAGCCTTGCGGATAAGGCTGAGGAGTTTGTCAGGGCGTATGAGCTTTGGGTTGGCATGTCCGATGCTTATGACGAACCTGAGATCTTCAATCTGGTCATCCGTCACGCAGACTTATCGCCACAGGGGGCGAGCGGGAATGAACGAGGAAGTCAAGATGCGGCGCCTGCTGGCGCTGTTACAGAAGGAATTCGGCCCAGTCGAAAGCGCAACGCCTAA
- a CDS encoding terminase — translation MARPTAFKPEYVAQAKKLATHGLTDIEMADVFGVSDRTLYRWKSDYPDFAKAMKLGKKGPDDRVAASLFQRAVGYEHEVEKIFQHNGTVVRAKTMEHIPASVTAAIFWLKNRAGWKDVSRQELTGPAGAPIETANRSVVTSATDPIEAARIYQEMMKAEA, via the coding sequence ATGGCTCGCCCGACCGCCTTCAAACCTGAATACGTCGCGCAGGCAAAGAAGCTCGCGACCCACGGGCTGACCGACATCGAGATGGCCGACGTGTTCGGCGTCTCCGATCGCACCCTGTACCGCTGGAAGTCCGATTACCCCGACTTCGCCAAGGCGATGAAGCTGGGCAAGAAGGGTCCGGATGACCGTGTTGCCGCCTCGCTCTTCCAGCGCGCCGTCGGCTATGAGCACGAGGTGGAGAAGATCTTCCAGCACAACGGCACCGTGGTCCGGGCCAAGACGATGGAGCACATCCCGGCATCGGTGACCGCCGCCATCTTCTGGCTGAAGAACCGCGCCGGGTGGAAGGACGTGAGCCGGCAGGAGCTGACCGGTCCGGCCGGCGCGCCGATCGAGACCGCCAATCGTTCGGTGGTGACCTCGGCCACCGACCCCATCGAGGCCGCGCGCATCTACCAGGAGATGATGAAGGCGGAGGCCTGA
- a CDS encoding helix-turn-helix domain-containing protein produces the protein MNPLNKAIDHAGGVTALAEKLGVRQSVVSNWRTRGDDPRAPAERCIAIEQATDGAVTRYELRPDVFGEAPPKPDGQGTKPSKQEAA, from the coding sequence ATGAACCCACTCAACAAAGCAATCGACCACGCCGGAGGCGTCACCGCACTGGCTGAGAAACTTGGCGTTCGCCAATCCGTCGTCAGCAACTGGCGGACGAGGGGCGACGATCCTCGCGCCCCGGCCGAGCGCTGCATTGCCATTGAGCAGGCGACCGACGGCGCGGTCACGCGTTATGAGCTGCGCCCCGATGTGTTCGGCGAGGCGCCACCCAAGCCCGACGGGCAGGGCACCAAGCCCTCGAAGCAAGAGGCGGCGTAG
- a CDS encoding DUF2335 domain-containing protein, whose protein sequence is MNKRQRNKKQQIANSRAMPQQARVANQARVTEQRIIAEQEFYEGQLPHPKHLEAFEQVLPGAAERIFALTERQQEMAHEVARNDQRFRQQLLETSERDNISKRRTAFLALAICLITTLGLAYLQAFTAASILGGSTVVAIVTSFLGKAIRERRAERPSPQGKHVSK, encoded by the coding sequence ATGAACAAACGACAGCGAAACAAAAAGCAGCAAATCGCCAACAGCAGGGCCATGCCTCAGCAGGCTCGCGTCGCTAATCAAGCTCGCGTTACCGAGCAAAGAATCATTGCCGAGCAAGAATTCTACGAAGGCCAACTGCCGCATCCGAAGCACTTGGAGGCGTTTGAGCAGGTGTTGCCTGGCGCAGCGGAACGCATCTTTGCCCTGACCGAACGCCAGCAGGAAATGGCTCACGAAGTCGCTCGCAACGATCAAAGGTTCCGCCAGCAGCTCCTGGAAACCTCGGAGCGGGACAACATCAGCAAGCGCCGCACCGCCTTCCTGGCCTTGGCCATCTGCTTGATCACGACACTCGGGCTGGCGTATCTCCAGGCATTCACTGCGGCGTCGATTCTCGGCGGGTCTACTGTGGTCGCAATCGTGACGTCATTCTTGGGCAAGGCCATCCGGGAGCGACGCGCCGAACGCCCATCACCCCAAGGCAAGCACGTCAGCAAATAG
- a CDS encoding DUF2184 domain-containing protein gives MNKLILPRSVRNAYTRDAGLMTFDQATRDSAGAFLVGELERLDQRLHEPLASVTWSRDIDLREDVSIADEVSSFTNSSFAAAGGASPNGKSWIGKDATAIQGIALDIGKTAYPLSLWGMELGWTLPELASAQQLGRPVDQQKFAGMQMKYNMDVDEQVYIGDGILGLYGLLNSPLVTATNVVNGASASPLWTSKTPDEILADVNTVLNAAWAASGYAVVPGKLGLPPAKYSYLVSQKVSSAGNISILQFLKDNSLANAVNGVPLDIVPMKFLTGRGAGSTDRMVAYSQDQNRVRFPLVPLQRTPVEYRGISQLTYYYGRLGAVEWVYPETAQYADGF, from the coding sequence ATGAACAAACTGATCCTCCCGCGTTCCGTACGGAACGCATACACCCGTGACGCGGGTCTGATGACGTTCGATCAGGCCACCCGTGACAGCGCGGGTGCCTTCCTCGTCGGTGAGCTGGAGCGTCTGGACCAGCGCCTGCACGAGCCCCTGGCCTCGGTCACCTGGTCGCGCGACATCGACCTGCGCGAAGACGTCTCGATCGCCGACGAGGTGTCGAGCTTCACCAACTCCAGCTTCGCCGCCGCCGGCGGCGCATCGCCGAACGGAAAGAGTTGGATCGGCAAGGATGCGACCGCCATCCAGGGCATTGCGCTGGACATCGGCAAGACCGCCTATCCCCTGAGCCTGTGGGGCATGGAGCTTGGCTGGACCCTGCCGGAGCTGGCCTCGGCGCAGCAGCTCGGCCGGCCGGTCGACCAGCAGAAGTTCGCTGGCATGCAGATGAAGTACAACATGGACGTGGACGAGCAGGTCTACATCGGCGACGGCATCCTGGGCCTGTACGGCCTGCTGAACTCGCCGCTGGTGACCGCGACCAACGTCGTCAACGGTGCTTCGGCCAGCCCGCTGTGGACCAGCAAGACGCCGGACGAGATCCTCGCCGACGTCAACACCGTGCTGAATGCGGCGTGGGCGGCCTCGGGCTACGCGGTGGTGCCGGGCAAGCTGGGCCTGCCGCCGGCGAAGTACAGCTACCTGGTGAGCCAGAAGGTCAGCTCGGCCGGCAACATCAGCATCCTGCAGTTCCTCAAGGACAACTCGCTGGCCAACGCGGTCAACGGCGTCCCGCTGGACATCGTGCCGATGAAGTTCCTGACCGGCCGCGGCGCCGGCAGCACCGACCGCATGGTGGCCTACTCGCAGGATCAGAACCGGGTCCGCTTCCCGCTGGTCCCGCTGCAGCGCACGCCGGTGGAGTACCGGGGTATCAGCCAGCTGACCTATTACTATGGCCGCCTGGGCGCGGTCGAGTGGGTCTATCCGGAAACCGCACAGTACGCGGATGGGTTCTGA
- a CDS encoding TerL protein: MPVFEWRMERLQRIRKNPSAIPAMKQFYRDHPAQFIIDWGLTFDPRNVERGLPAIIPFVLFPKQEEWVEWFVERWRAQERGLTEKTRDMGMSWLTVGTAASICLHNDGVVAGFGSRKEEYVDKIGSPKSLFEKARMFMTYLPEEFRGGWDRQRHAPHMRLVFPESGSVMTGEAGDGIGRGDRASFYIVDEHAFLERAHLVEAALSQTTNCQQDISTPNGRANVFAQKRFSGRVKVFTFHWRDDPRKDDAWYAKQVADLDPVTVAQEIDINYSASVEGVVIPSTWVQAAIGAHLKLGITPTGAGSGALDVADEGVDKNAFAGGQGILLNVLEEWSGKGDDIFGTVEKAFALCDAHDYARFDYDADGLGAGVRGDARVINDQRRKAGVTERRAEPFRGSGEVVDPDGEMVSKRKNKDFFQNFKAQSWWSLRIRFQQTYRAVVEGMAVDPDAIISIDPALPNLARLITELSQPTYSINTVGKVVIDKAPDGTRSPNLADAVMIHYHPGARALDIWAALAA, from the coding sequence GTGCCGGTGTTCGAGTGGCGCATGGAGCGCCTGCAACGGATCAGGAAGAACCCTTCCGCCATTCCGGCGATGAAGCAGTTCTACCGGGATCACCCGGCGCAATTCATCATCGACTGGGGTCTCACGTTCGACCCGCGCAACGTGGAGCGCGGCCTGCCGGCGATCATCCCGTTCGTCCTGTTCCCGAAGCAGGAGGAGTGGGTCGAGTGGTTCGTGGAGCGGTGGCGCGCGCAGGAACGCGGACTCACGGAGAAGACCCGCGACATGGGTATGTCGTGGCTCACGGTGGGCACGGCGGCTTCGATCTGCCTGCACAACGACGGCGTCGTGGCCGGGTTCGGATCGCGCAAGGAGGAGTACGTCGACAAGATCGGCTCGCCGAAGTCGCTCTTCGAGAAGGCGCGGATGTTCATGACCTACCTGCCGGAGGAGTTCCGCGGCGGGTGGGATCGGCAACGGCACGCCCCGCACATGCGGCTGGTGTTCCCGGAGAGCGGGTCGGTGATGACGGGCGAGGCCGGCGACGGCATCGGTCGCGGTGACCGCGCCAGCTTCTACATCGTGGACGAGCACGCCTTCCTGGAGCGCGCCCATCTGGTCGAGGCGGCGCTGTCGCAGACGACGAACTGCCAGCAGGACATCAGTACGCCGAACGGGCGGGCCAACGTCTTCGCGCAGAAGCGCTTCAGCGGCAGGGTCAAGGTCTTCACCTTCCACTGGCGCGACGATCCGCGCAAGGACGACGCCTGGTACGCCAAGCAGGTCGCCGATCTTGACCCGGTGACGGTGGCGCAGGAAATCGACATCAACTACTCGGCCTCGGTCGAGGGCGTGGTGATCCCATCAACCTGGGTGCAGGCCGCGATAGGCGCTCACCTGAAGCTGGGAATCACGCCCACGGGCGCCGGGTCCGGTGCGCTGGACGTGGCTGACGAGGGCGTCGACAAGAACGCCTTCGCCGGCGGACAGGGCATCCTGCTGAACGTGCTCGAGGAGTGGTCAGGCAAGGGTGATGACATCTTCGGCACCGTGGAGAAGGCCTTCGCCCTGTGCGACGCGCACGACTACGCGCGGTTCGACTACGACGCGGACGGTCTGGGCGCTGGCGTTCGGGGTGATGCACGGGTGATCAATGACCAGCGCCGGAAAGCCGGCGTGACGGAGCGCCGCGCCGAACCGTTTCGAGGGTCCGGCGAAGTCGTCGACCCGGACGGCGAGATGGTGTCGAAGCGCAAGAACAAGGATTTCTTCCAGAACTTCAAGGCGCAGTCGTGGTGGTCCCTGCGGATTCGGTTCCAGCAGACCTACCGCGCCGTCGTGGAAGGCATGGCCGTGGACCCGGACGCGATCATCTCGATTGATCCAGCCCTGCCGAACCTGGCGCGGCTCATCACCGAGCTGTCCCAGCCGACGTACAGCATCAACACCGTGGGCAAGGTCGTGATCGACAAGGCTCCGGATGGCACGCGTTCGCCGAACCTGGCGGACGCCGTGATGATCCACTACCACCCCGGCGCCCGTGCGCTGGACATCTGGGCCGCCCTGGCGGCATGA
- a CDS encoding phage minor head protein, whose product MQTLQFRDRKKKRQAPTTRRAELRYASQLRKVAVQVGHLINGFPAGDPAAVPTITQLLGKYAEALSPWAERAAAQMLAEVDARDRGMWEQLSDAMSRELRKEIRTAPTGARMQELLQEQVTLITSLPKDAAQRVHELTLAGIEDSTRAKEIAKEIARSGEVSVRRANLIARTEVARTASTLTQARAEHVGSEGYVWRTSGDADVRHSHKQMNGKFVRWDSPPTLSDGTTTHAGQIYNCRCYPEPVIPED is encoded by the coding sequence ATGCAAACCCTGCAGTTCCGGGATCGGAAGAAGAAGCGGCAGGCGCCGACAACCCGAAGGGCCGAGCTTCGCTACGCATCGCAGCTGCGTAAGGTCGCCGTCCAGGTCGGGCACCTGATCAACGGATTCCCCGCTGGCGATCCGGCAGCGGTACCGACGATCACGCAATTGCTCGGCAAGTACGCCGAAGCGCTGTCGCCCTGGGCGGAACGCGCCGCAGCACAGATGCTGGCCGAGGTCGACGCGCGCGATCGCGGCATGTGGGAGCAGCTCTCGGACGCGATGTCGCGGGAGCTGCGCAAGGAGATTCGCACCGCGCCGACCGGCGCGCGCATGCAGGAGTTGCTGCAGGAGCAGGTCACGCTGATCACGTCCCTGCCGAAGGATGCGGCGCAGCGCGTGCACGAGCTGACGCTGGCCGGCATCGAGGACAGCACCCGGGCGAAGGAGATCGCCAAGGAGATCGCGCGGTCGGGCGAGGTGTCGGTGAGACGCGCCAACCTGATCGCACGCACGGAGGTGGCGCGCACGGCGTCGACGCTCACCCAGGCGCGTGCCGAGCACGTTGGAAGTGAAGGTTACGTTTGGCGTACGTCAGGAGACGCAGACGTGCGGCACAGCCACAAGCAAATGAACGGGAAGTTCGTCCGGTGGGATTCCCCGCCGACGCTTTCCGATGGCACCACGACGCATGCCGGGCAGATCTACAACTGCCGATGCTACCCGGAGCCGGTGATTCCCGAGGATTGA
- a CDS encoding DUF1073 domain-containing protein: MSKRNRQRNAAPPAMRTPMARASAGAKRYTADSFQNFEARVGIQTNNQSSGGSYGFDFISRNRVQMEAMYRSSWIVGAVVDSVAEDMTRAGIEVTSDLSPDDQQTFDQAMERLQIWDALCDTIKWGRLYGGALAVMLIDGQKMDTPLRTDSVGEGQFKGLLVLDRWLVQPSLENLVTELGPDLGKPKFYDVVADSMALKRQRIHYSRVLRIDGVDLPYWQKISENLWGQSVIERLFDRLLAFDSTTQGAAQLVYKAHLRTLKVDKLREIIGLGGPAFEGLIKQIEMIRRYQSNEGLTLLDASDEFQVDQYTFAGLDDVMLQMAQQLSGAAEIPLTRLFGQSPAGLNSTGDGEMKQYHESINTKQERRLRMPLTRLIEVMARSVLGTAMPKGWDFSFNSLQRMSDTEKSAIATATTQAVLEAFDSAVIDLPTCLKELKQLSKITGLFTNITDEMIKVAENAPPPVSEVDPDANPAVPGSEEEAAGADNPKGRASLRIAAA, translated from the coding sequence ATGAGCAAGCGCAATCGCCAACGCAACGCGGCACCTCCCGCGATGCGGACGCCGATGGCGCGCGCGTCGGCCGGCGCGAAACGCTACACCGCGGACAGCTTCCAGAACTTCGAGGCGCGTGTCGGCATTCAGACGAACAACCAGAGTTCGGGCGGCAGCTACGGTTTCGACTTCATCAGCCGCAACCGCGTTCAGATGGAGGCGATGTACCGCTCCAGCTGGATCGTCGGCGCCGTCGTGGACAGCGTCGCCGAGGACATGACGCGCGCCGGCATTGAGGTGACCTCGGACCTGAGCCCGGACGATCAACAGACCTTCGACCAGGCCATGGAGCGCCTGCAGATCTGGGACGCGCTGTGCGACACGATCAAGTGGGGCCGGCTCTACGGTGGCGCGCTGGCGGTCATGCTGATCGACGGCCAGAAGATGGACACGCCGCTGCGCACGGACTCGGTCGGCGAGGGGCAGTTCAAGGGCCTTCTGGTGCTCGATCGCTGGCTGGTGCAGCCGTCGCTGGAGAACCTGGTCACCGAACTCGGTCCGGATCTCGGCAAGCCGAAGTTCTACGACGTGGTCGCCGACTCGATGGCGCTGAAGCGTCAGCGGATCCACTACAGCCGGGTGCTGCGCATCGACGGGGTCGACCTGCCGTACTGGCAGAAGATCAGCGAAAACCTGTGGGGCCAGTCGGTCATCGAGCGTCTCTTCGACCGCCTGCTCGCGTTCGACAGCACCACGCAGGGTGCCGCCCAGCTCGTCTACAAGGCGCATCTGCGCACGCTCAAGGTCGACAAGCTGCGCGAGATCATCGGGCTGGGTGGACCGGCCTTCGAGGGTCTCATCAAGCAGATCGAGATGATCCGCCGGTACCAGAGCAACGAAGGACTCACCCTGCTGGATGCGTCCGACGAGTTCCAGGTCGACCAGTACACGTTCGCCGGCCTGGATGACGTCATGCTGCAGATGGCGCAGCAGCTGTCCGGCGCGGCGGAGATTCCGCTCACCCGATTGTTCGGTCAGTCGCCGGCCGGCCTGAACTCCACCGGCGACGGCGAGATGAAGCAGTACCACGAGAGCATCAACACGAAGCAGGAGCGCCGGCTGCGTATGCCGCTGACGCGCCTGATCGAAGTGATGGCCCGTTCCGTGCTCGGCACAGCAATGCCAAAGGGATGGGATTTCAGCTTCAACAGCCTGCAACGCATGTCCGATACCGAGAAGTCGGCGATCGCCACGGCGACCACGCAGGCGGTTCTGGAAGCATTCGATTCCGCGGTGATCGACCTGCCGACGTGCCTCAAGGAGCTGAAGCAGCTCAGCAAGATCACGGGCCTGTTCACCAACATCACCGACGAGATGATCAAGGTAGCCGAGAACGCGCCGCCGCCGGTCAGCGAGGTTGATCCTGATGCAAACCCTGCAGTTCCGGGATCGGAAGAAGAAGCGGCAGGCGCCGACAACCCGAAGGGCCGAGCTTCGCTACGCATCGCAGCTGCGTAA